From the Halalkalicoccus sp. CGA53 genome, one window contains:
- a CDS encoding archaea-specific SMC-related protein encodes MSSVDAAERPVAVHVENIGGIDETDVELRPGVSVLAGRNATNRTSFLRSIMAALGSERVSLKGDAEEGHVELTIGEESYTRRLARSNGVVSFDGEPYLADPELADLFAFLLESNEARRAVEVGGDLRELLLRPIDTERIDEEIDRLRSERERVDERLSELSTLEREIPELEAERQRLDEAVDEATERLEEARAALDAATDEDTDTDEDLEELRELRRRLEDLEYERETERRSLDSLEAEREELGAELAELPGDEESALDEMASRIETLRGRKRELDETVSRLQTIVQFNQEIVEGERPSFVRQIDGERPVTDRLVEDEELTCWTCGSTVESAEMEAMLDRLRELRSETAERRREVTDELDELRARRESRAERRRERERLDREAEETDREIERREERLAEVDSEIEELETEIEELEVALEARDGDETFTLQREVTEAEFELRRVESEREAVAEEIEEVEERLSDRETLENQRESIREEIERLRTRIDRIERDAIEAFNEHMGTVLDLLDYANLERIWIERREAASPREDAEYLLHVTRSTDGGIAYEDEVEHLSESEREVTGLIVALAGALAHDVAEEVPFLLLDSLEAIDSERIATLVEYFDEHVPYIVVALLPEDAAALDDDYRRITDV; translated from the coding sequence ATGTCATCAGTCGATGCTGCGGAGCGTCCGGTCGCCGTCCACGTCGAGAACATCGGCGGGATCGACGAGACGGACGTCGAGCTCAGACCAGGGGTGAGCGTGCTCGCGGGTCGGAACGCGACGAACCGGACGTCGTTCCTCCGGTCGATCATGGCGGCGCTCGGAAGCGAGCGCGTCTCACTCAAGGGGGACGCGGAGGAGGGCCATGTCGAACTCACGATCGGCGAGGAGTCGTACACGAGACGGCTCGCCCGGTCGAACGGCGTGGTCTCCTTCGACGGTGAGCCCTACCTCGCGGATCCGGAGCTCGCGGACCTCTTCGCGTTCTTACTCGAGTCGAACGAGGCCCGACGGGCGGTCGAGGTCGGCGGCGACCTGCGGGAGCTGCTGTTGCGCCCGATCGACACCGAACGAATCGACGAGGAGATCGACCGGCTCCGATCCGAGCGAGAACGGGTCGACGAGCGGCTCTCCGAACTCTCGACGCTCGAGCGCGAGATCCCAGAGCTCGAAGCCGAGCGCCAACGGCTCGACGAGGCGGTCGACGAGGCCACCGAACGGCTCGAGGAGGCGCGAGCGGCACTCGATGCCGCGACCGACGAGGACACCGATACCGACGAGGATCTGGAGGAGCTGCGCGAACTCAGGCGGCGTCTCGAGGACCTCGAGTACGAGCGGGAGACCGAGAGACGGAGCCTCGACTCGCTCGAAGCCGAGCGGGAGGAACTCGGCGCCGAACTCGCGGAGCTGCCCGGGGACGAGGAGTCGGCGCTCGACGAGATGGCCTCGCGAATCGAGACGCTCCGGGGGCGCAAACGCGAACTCGACGAGACGGTCTCGCGGCTCCAGACGATCGTCCAGTTCAACCAGGAGATCGTCGAGGGCGAACGCCCCTCGTTCGTCCGGCAGATCGACGGGGAGCGACCGGTCACGGATCGGCTGGTCGAGGACGAGGAGCTGACCTGCTGGACCTGCGGGAGCACGGTCGAGTCGGCGGAGATGGAGGCGATGCTCGATCGGCTTCGCGAGCTCCGGAGCGAGACCGCAGAGCGTCGACGCGAGGTCACGGACGAACTCGACGAGCTCAGAGCCCGACGCGAGTCGCGCGCGGAGCGTCGCCGCGAGCGCGAGCGTCTCGACCGGGAGGCCGAGGAGACCGACCGGGAGATCGAGCGCCGAGAGGAGCGTCTGGCGGAGGTCGATTCGGAGATCGAAGAACTCGAAACGGAGATCGAGGAACTCGAGGTCGCCCTCGAAGCACGCGACGGCGACGAGACGTTCACCCTCCAGCGTGAGGTGACGGAAGCCGAGTTCGAGCTGCGCCGTGTGGAGAGCGAACGCGAGGCGGTCGCGGAGGAGATCGAGGAGGTCGAAGAGCGGCTGTCGGACCGGGAGACGCTCGAGAACCAGCGCGAGTCGATTCGCGAGGAGATCGAACGACTCCGCACGCGGATCGACCGGATCGAGCGCGACGCGATCGAGGCGTTCAACGAGCACATGGGGACGGTCCTCGATCTACTCGACTACGCGAACCTCGAGCGGATCTGGATCGAACGCAGGGAGGCAGCCTCGCCACGCGAGGACGCGGAGTACCTCCTCCACGTCACCCGGAGCACTGACGGCGGCATCGCCTACGAGGACGAGGTCGAGCACCTGAGCGAGTCCGAGCGCGAGGTGACGGGGTTGATCGTCGCGCTCGCCGGCGCGCTCGCCCACGACGTCGCCGAGGAGGTGCCGTTCTTGCTGCTCGACTCGCTGGAGGCGATCGACTCCGAGCGGATCGCGACGCTCGTGGAGTACTTCGACGAACACGTCCCGTACATCGTCGTCGCCCTGCTGCCCGAGGACGCAGCGGCGCTCGACGACGACTACCGCCGGATCACGGACGTGTAG
- the rdfA gene encoding rod-determining factor RdfA has protein sequence MTEKEADRSGGGPPGKVGRVIREYELDGTGAELERRWTGEGGESMSLRALSDWFNQRVLGAAMERAGLRPLDGEVENTYRLLEDEGVSAGMREQTRRQLERDGVDLGRTEKDFVSHQAIYTYLTNHRGAVHPSSGEESTEERIERELGKLEALVSRTTAVTEDTLTRLANADAIAAGDLDVLVDVQVSCRECGAVSSVTGFVERGGCDCGSE, from the coding sequence ATGACCGAGAAGGAGGCCGACCGATCCGGGGGTGGCCCACCCGGGAAGGTCGGCCGTGTCATCCGGGAGTACGAGCTCGACGGGACCGGGGCCGAGCTCGAGCGACGCTGGACCGGCGAGGGTGGCGAGTCGATGAGCCTGCGGGCGCTCTCGGACTGGTTCAACCAGCGGGTGCTCGGGGCGGCGATGGAGCGAGCGGGTCTCAGGCCGCTCGACGGCGAAGTCGAGAACACCTACCGACTGCTCGAGGACGAGGGGGTCAGCGCCGGGATGCGCGAACAGACCAGGCGACAGCTCGAACGCGACGGCGTCGACCTCGGGCGCACGGAGAAGGACTTCGTCTCACACCAGGCGATCTACACCTACCTCACGAACCACCGGGGTGCGGTCCATCCCTCGAGCGGCGAGGAGAGCACCGAGGAACGGATCGAGCGGGAACTCGGCAAGCTGGAGGCGCTCGTCAGCCGGACGACGGCCGTGACCGAGGACACTCTCACGCGGCTGGCGAACGCGGACGCGATCGCGGCCGGTGACCTCGACGTACTCGTCGACGTACAGGTCTCCTGTCGGGAGTGTGGGGCCGTCAGCTCGGTCACCGGGTTCGTCGAGCGCGGCGGCTGTGACTGCGGGTCCGAGTGA
- the dgoD gene encoding galactonate dehydratase, translating to MTEVTDYDLFGVPPRWLFLRVETSDGRVGWGEPVVEGRARTVATAVSELMETYLLGEEPSRIEDHWQTMYRGGFYRGGPVLMSALSGIDQALWDLKGREHGAPVYELLGGRARDRVRVYQWIGGDRPADVGEAAAEKVAEGFTALKMNATGELRRIDTPATVEAARGRMAEVRDAVGPEVDVGVDLHGRASKSMAERLIEALAPYEPMFVEEPVLPEHSDTLSGIAAHTTVPIATGERLYSRWEFKPLLESGAVDLIQPDLSHAGGITEVRKIAAMAEAYDVALAPHCPLGPIALASSLQVDACTPNTLLQEQSLDIHYNEDNDVLDYLADPGVFEYEDGYVDVPDGPGLGIEVDEEYVEERTREDVDWHNPVWRHDDGSIAEW from the coding sequence ATGACCGAGGTGACCGACTACGACCTCTTCGGAGTCCCACCGAGGTGGCTCTTCCTGCGCGTCGAGACGAGCGACGGCCGTGTAGGCTGGGGCGAACCGGTGGTCGAGGGTCGGGCGAGGACCGTCGCGACGGCGGTCTCCGAACTGATGGAGACCTATCTGCTCGGCGAGGAGCCCTCTCGAATCGAGGACCACTGGCAGACGATGTACCGCGGCGGGTTCTACCGGGGTGGTCCAGTCCTGATGAGCGCGCTCTCCGGGATCGATCAGGCGCTCTGGGATCTGAAGGGGAGAGAACACGGGGCGCCAGTCTACGAGCTCCTCGGCGGCCGGGCGCGCGACCGGGTACGGGTCTACCAGTGGATCGGCGGCGACCGGCCCGCGGACGTCGGCGAGGCGGCCGCCGAGAAGGTCGCCGAGGGGTTCACCGCGTTGAAGATGAACGCGACCGGCGAGCTTCGCCGTATCGACACGCCGGCGACCGTCGAGGCCGCCCGGGGTCGGATGGCGGAGGTCCGCGACGCGGTCGGTCCCGAGGTGGACGTCGGGGTGGACCTCCACGGGCGTGCCTCGAAGTCGATGGCCGAGCGGCTGATCGAGGCGCTCGCCCCGTACGAACCGATGTTCGTCGAGGAGCCGGTGTTGCCGGAGCACAGCGATACGCTTTCTGGGATCGCCGCACACACCACCGTCCCGATCGCGACGGGCGAGCGGCTCTACTCGCGCTGGGAGTTCAAGCCCCTCCTCGAGAGCGGTGCGGTCGACCTGATCCAGCCGGACCTCTCGCACGCGGGCGGGATCACCGAGGTCAGGAAGATCGCGGCGATGGCCGAGGCGTACGACGTCGCGCTCGCGCCACACTGCCCGCTGGGGCCGATCGCCCTCGCGTCGTCGCTCCAGGTGGACGCGTGTACGCCGAACACGCTGCTCCAGGAACAGAGCCTCGACATCCACTACAACGAGGACAACGACGTCCTCGACTACCTCGCCGATCCGGGGGTCTTCGAGTACGAAGACGGGTACGTCGACGTGCCCGACGGACCGGGGCTCGGGATCGAGGTCGACGAGGAGTACGTCGAAGAACGGACGCGGGAGGACGTCGACTGGCACAACCCCGTCTGGCGTCACGACGACGGGAGCATAGCCGAGTGGTGA
- a CDS encoding tyrosine-type recombinase/integrase, whose translation MSVDPRRSVEVGDSIEYFLEDQAYHGKAERTIQAYERVLREFERFLAEEGRGSTDPAEATQRECMAWVHTLRAEHAESTIATYASYLHRFYAYMTQIGAFEFNPMALVVEEMPERIEANPTRRDVSVEGMRTFVAGISHPLERATVLTLLKTGLRVGELCNLDCRDLRLEDPPEYAAIAPARAQLSERPDALFVSPRPKRGAETNGEVRSSSNKRQRETVVPVDEELREALLAYLAIRPDSPSPAEPLFVNTASNWGRRVEPPTVRSFVERHARAQGWYHTGGDAAENVTPHYFRHFFTTHLRDRTGDRGIVKYLRGDVADDIIDTYTHNWGDRVHTVYHDNIYLLV comes from the coding sequence ATGAGCGTCGATCCTCGTCGCTCGGTCGAGGTAGGCGACTCGATCGAGTACTTCCTCGAGGACCAGGCCTACCACGGGAAGGCGGAGCGGACGATCCAGGCCTACGAACGGGTCCTCCGCGAGTTCGAGCGGTTCCTCGCCGAAGAAGGTCGAGGATCCACCGATCCCGCAGAGGCGACACAGCGCGAGTGTATGGCCTGGGTCCACACGTTGCGGGCCGAACACGCCGAAAGCACGATCGCGACATACGCCTCGTATCTCCACCGGTTTTACGCCTACATGACCCAGATCGGCGCGTTCGAGTTCAACCCGATGGCACTGGTCGTCGAGGAGATGCCCGAACGGATCGAGGCGAACCCGACGCGCAGGGACGTCTCGGTCGAGGGGATGCGGACGTTCGTCGCGGGGATCTCACACCCGCTCGAACGGGCCACCGTCCTCACGCTGTTGAAGACCGGGTTACGGGTCGGAGAGCTCTGTAACCTCGACTGTCGAGACCTCCGACTCGAGGACCCACCCGAGTACGCCGCGATCGCACCCGCGAGGGCACAGCTCTCCGAGCGTCCGGACGCCCTGTTCGTCAGCCCGCGGCCGAAACGGGGAGCCGAGACGAACGGAGAGGTGCGTTCGTCTTCGAACAAGCGCCAGCGTGAGACGGTCGTTCCGGTGGACGAAGAGCTCCGAGAGGCGCTGCTCGCCTACCTCGCGATCCGTCCGGACTCACCCTCGCCTGCCGAGCCGCTGTTCGTGAACACGGCCTCGAACTGGGGTCGGCGAGTCGAACCGCCCACCGTTCGGTCGTTCGTCGAACGGCACGCGCGTGCGCAGGGGTGGTATCACACCGGGGGCGACGCCGCCGAGAACGTCACCCCCCATTACTTCAGACACTTCTTCACGACACACCTCCGTGACCGGACCGGCGATCGGGGTATCGTGAAGTACCTCCGGGGGGACGTCGCCGACGACATCATCGACACCTACACCCACAACTGGGGCGATCGTGTCCACACGGTCTACCACGACAATATATATCTGCTAGTATAA
- a CDS encoding DUF5805 domain-containing protein — protein sequence MRESSGSDRAVVKTYVPSYQKERWKEHAAALDMTQSEFVRTMIQAGRAGFSPDPEEGGSADATPGGDTLEEGLLSALSGGPMTDEDLFAAVTDDIEERLYDALESLQERNEVRYSPRDGGYVLVGER from the coding sequence ATGAGAGAGTCCTCCGGCAGTGATCGAGCGGTCGTAAAGACGTACGTCCCGAGCTACCAGAAGGAACGCTGGAAGGAACACGCGGCGGCGCTCGATATGACCCAGAGCGAGTTCGTACGGACGATGATCCAGGCAGGGCGAGCGGGCTTCTCGCCCGATCCCGAGGAAGGCGGTTCTGCGGACGCTACCCCGGGGGGTGACACCCTGGAAGAGGGCCTTCTCTCTGCCCTCTCTGGGGGCCCGATGACGGATGAGGACCTGTTCGCGGCGGTGACCGACGACATCGAGGAGCGGCTCTACGATGCGCTCGAATCGCTCCAGGAGCGAAACGAGGTCCGATACAGTCCCCGTGACGGCGGCTACGTCCTCGTCGGTGAGCGATGA
- a CDS encoding IclR family transcriptional regulator: MQRDEPVTVNATETSFRIIEALQALDGAGVTELANHVGLPKSTVHNHLQTLWRNEYVVKHDGAYDVGLRFLQLGEHARERRRVATIGPPEIDKLAEATSEMANLLVEEHGRGVFLYKAKGSDAVHMDTHAGKRVYLHTTGFGKAILAHLPPERVETILDRHGLPARTPYTITDRDELAEQLERVRERGYAFDREERLEGLHCVAAPIVTAETVVGAVSVSGPKSRMRGEWFDEELPTLVERAANVIEINLTYG; this comes from the coding sequence ATGCAGCGAGACGAGCCGGTCACCGTCAACGCGACCGAGACGAGCTTTCGCATCATCGAGGCGCTTCAGGCACTCGACGGTGCCGGCGTGACGGAGCTCGCGAATCACGTGGGGCTGCCGAAGAGTACGGTCCACAACCACTTACAGACGCTCTGGCGCAACGAGTACGTGGTGAAACACGACGGCGCCTACGACGTCGGGCTCCGGTTCCTCCAACTCGGCGAGCACGCCCGGGAGCGACGACGGGTGGCGACGATCGGCCCCCCCGAGATCGACAAGCTCGCGGAGGCGACGAGCGAGATGGCGAACCTCCTGGTCGAAGAGCACGGCCGTGGCGTGTTCCTCTACAAGGCGAAGGGTTCGGACGCCGTTCACATGGACACCCACGCCGGGAAACGGGTGTACCTCCACACGACCGGGTTCGGGAAGGCGATCCTCGCCCACCTCCCTCCGGAGCGAGTGGAGACGATCCTGGACCGCCACGGCCTCCCCGCGCGTACGCCGTACACGATCACCGATCGGGACGAACTCGCCGAGCAGCTCGAACGGGTCCGCGAACGCGGCTACGCCTTCGACCGCGAGGAGCGTCTCGAGGGCCTCCACTGCGTGGCCGCACCGATCGTCACCGCCGAGACCGTCGTGGGAGCGGTGAGCGTCTCCGGGCCGAAGAGCCGGATGCGCGGCGAGTGGTTCGACGAGGAACTCCCGACACTCGTCGAGCGCGCGGCGAACGTCATCGAGATCAACCTCACCTACGGCTGA
- a CDS encoding HpcH/HpaI aldolase/citrate lyase family protein, with product MTDVTLRRTQLATPASDEGMMEKAASSDADEVFLDLEDSVAPNAKPDARGPLVEAANTHDWSGKVLSYRINGIDTQWWYDDLIEVVSEAGENIDDIIVPKVKGASDIHTVENLLTQVEVNAGLEVGAIGLEPQIEDGEGMHNVHEIAHASDRLSSVIFGPGDYSAAMGTPGLDIGQFPDYPGHYWHYALSHCNAAAKSAGLPCLDGPYADISDEQGFRESCSNARMVGCDGKWAIHPSQIEIANEIFAPDPEVAERADRIVEAYAEAMEEGKGAVSVDGQMVDEATNKMAQEIVARAKAADIL from the coding sequence ATGACAGACGTCACCCTGCGGAGGACGCAGTTAGCAACGCCCGCGAGCGACGAGGGCATGATGGAGAAGGCGGCTTCGAGCGACGCCGACGAGGTCTTCCTCGACCTCGAGGACTCGGTCGCGCCGAACGCGAAGCCCGACGCCCGCGGTCCGCTCGTCGAGGCGGCGAACACCCACGACTGGAGCGGAAAGGTGCTCTCCTATCGGATCAACGGCATCGACACCCAGTGGTGGTACGACGACCTGATCGAGGTCGTGAGCGAGGCCGGCGAGAACATCGACGACATCATCGTTCCGAAGGTCAAGGGCGCGAGCGACATCCACACGGTCGAGAACCTGCTCACCCAGGTCGAGGTCAACGCCGGCCTCGAGGTGGGGGCGATCGGTCTCGAACCCCAGATCGAGGACGGCGAGGGGATGCACAACGTCCACGAGATCGCCCACGCCTCCGATCGCCTCTCGAGCGTGATCTTCGGCCCCGGCGACTACTCCGCCGCGATGGGGACCCCTGGACTCGATATCGGCCAGTTCCCCGACTACCCCGGCCACTACTGGCACTACGCACTGTCTCACTGCAACGCCGCCGCGAAGAGCGCCGGCCTCCCGTGTCTCGACGGCCCGTACGCGGACATCTCGGACGAGCAGGGCTTCCGCGAGTCCTGTTCGAACGCCCGGATGGTCGGCTGTGACGGCAAGTGGGCGATCCACCCTAGCCAGATCGAGATCGCGAACGAGATCTTCGCGCCCGATCCGGAGGTCGCAGAACGCGCCGACCGGATCGTCGAGGCGTACGCCGAGGCGATGGAGGAGGGGAAGGGTGCGGTGAGCGTCGACGGGCAGATGGTCGACGAGGCGACCAACAAGATGGCCCAGGAGATCGTCGCGCGGGCGAAGGCCGCAGACATCCTCTAG
- a CDS encoding VOC family protein, translating into MEFIHANLNVRDVEASVEYYTEQFGFEETWGFEADGTVHRYVADENGIEVQLSETEGVSEYDHGDAFGHLAFKVEDVDEAFDRIENHGVEKEPGDQPEAGARTAFILDPDGHTLELVGPLE; encoded by the coding sequence ATGGAGTTCATCCATGCCAACCTCAACGTACGCGACGTCGAGGCGTCGGTCGAGTACTACACCGAACAGTTCGGCTTCGAGGAGACCTGGGGGTTCGAGGCCGACGGCACCGTCCACCGGTACGTCGCCGACGAGAACGGGATCGAGGTACAGCTCTCGGAGACCGAGGGTGTGAGCGAGTACGACCACGGCGACGCGTTCGGCCACCTCGCGTTCAAGGTCGAGGACGTCGACGAGGCGTTCGATCGGATCGAGAACCACGGCGTCGAGAAGGAACCAGGCGATCAGCCCGAAGCCGGCGCGCGAACCGCGTTCATCCTCGACCCCGACGGCCACACGCTCGAACTGGTCGGGCCGCTCGAGTGA
- a CDS encoding FAD-binding and (Fe-S)-binding domain-containing protein: protein MAEFATLNEELGHDHPDVEEYVDLAADLRDAVAGEVRFDEYAQVLYATDGSIYQARPAGVVHPTDVSDVQAAVRIAADHDVPIIARGAGSSLGGQAVGPGCVVLEMTTYMDGVVELRPEERRAVVQPGVVQDHFDEYASRWGLKFAPDPASSNRATIGGGLGNNSTGAHSVRYGISDAYTEELKVVLADGSLIHTREVVLDGEEWEEIVAKGDREAAIYETIRGLVEENRDEIGEKYPDLKRNVSGYNLQKVIYENREGEEVINLSKLLVGSESTLGVIVEAEISLVTVPEETSLALYCFSDLIEALAAVPEALEFDTSAVELMDAEVFRLARGSEQFAKYEEPIPDGTEAALMLEFDSELHEDLGEPIRRTNAHFVDEGDAFDVLEAYTDEDQADIWKLRKAAIPLLMALEGDPKPYPFIEDATVPPAELAEYVGEFERVLDEHGTSAAYFAHAGSGTLHIRPILNLKDGEGIETMRSISEDVTDLVLERHGSFSGEHGDGLARTQFNPKMYGPALWEAFKEVKTVFDPDWRLNPGKVVYREDDPTDMRENLRYGTEYHSIEPQTKLDFSAEGGFSHLVELCNGCGTCRQTDDVMCPTYRGMKDEIATTRGRANMLRAAISGEIPTEELYSERFQEEVLDLCVGCKGCKSDCPTGVDLAKLKAEVKHGYHEREGSDLRTKLFANIDRLSWLGSRLAPVSNLGPKLPGSRVVMKTVAGIAPDRKLPPFRRESLADWYEKRGPRIDEREADRKVLLFPDTYTNYSYPEPGKAAIRVLEAAGVHVRIPDECGPSGRAAYSVGLLDQAEERARTNVDALGGYVEDGWDVVAIEPSDAVVFQDEYTYLIPGTETERVAESAYGIMEYLDEHRLIDGLVEHDRLMVPTETLSYHGHCHQKSTGKDHHAVGVLARAGYDVDVLDTSCCGMAGSFGYEAEHYDLSKAIAADLFEKIDASEGETVIAPGGSCRSQIGDRDGETENPPHPIEMVEAVLTP from the coding sequence ATGGCGGAGTTCGCGACGCTGAACGAGGAGCTCGGCCACGACCACCCGGACGTCGAGGAGTACGTCGATCTCGCGGCGGACCTCCGCGACGCGGTGGCGGGGGAGGTCCGCTTCGACGAGTACGCACAGGTGCTCTACGCGACCGACGGGAGCATCTACCAGGCCCGACCGGCCGGCGTCGTCCACCCGACGGACGTCTCCGACGTGCAGGCGGCAGTCCGGATCGCCGCCGACCACGACGTTCCGATCATCGCTCGCGGGGCCGGCTCCTCGCTCGGCGGGCAGGCCGTCGGACCCGGCTGTGTCGTCCTGGAGATGACGACGTACATGGACGGCGTCGTCGAGCTCCGTCCCGAGGAGCGGCGTGCGGTCGTCCAGCCCGGTGTCGTCCAGGACCACTTCGACGAGTACGCCAGCCGGTGGGGGCTGAAGTTCGCGCCCGACCCGGCCTCCTCGAACCGGGCGACGATCGGCGGCGGCCTCGGCAACAACTCGACGGGCGCACACTCGGTCCGTTACGGGATCAGCGACGCCTACACGGAGGAGCTGAAGGTCGTGCTCGCCGACGGCTCGCTGATCCACACCCGCGAGGTGGTCCTCGACGGCGAGGAGTGGGAGGAGATCGTGGCGAAGGGGGACAGGGAGGCGGCGATCTACGAGACGATCCGGGGGCTGGTCGAGGAGAATCGGGACGAGATCGGCGAGAAGTACCCCGACCTCAAACGGAACGTCTCGGGGTACAACCTCCAGAAGGTGATCTACGAGAACCGCGAGGGAGAGGAGGTGATCAACCTCTCGAAGCTACTGGTCGGCTCGGAGTCCACCCTCGGCGTGATCGTCGAGGCCGAGATCAGTCTCGTCACCGTTCCCGAGGAGACCTCGCTCGCGCTCTACTGTTTCTCCGACCTGATCGAGGCGCTCGCGGCGGTGCCCGAGGCACTCGAGTTCGACACGAGCGCCGTGGAGCTGATGGACGCCGAGGTCTTCAGACTGGCTCGCGGCTCCGAACAGTTCGCGAAGTACGAGGAGCCGATCCCCGACGGCACGGAAGCGGCGCTGATGCTCGAGTTCGACTCCGAACTCCACGAGGACCTCGGAGAGCCCATCCGGCGGACGAACGCCCACTTCGTCGACGAGGGCGACGCGTTCGACGTGCTCGAAGCCTACACCGACGAGGACCAGGCGGACATCTGGAAGCTCCGGAAGGCGGCGATCCCGCTGCTGATGGCGCTCGAGGGCGATCCGAAACCCTACCCGTTCATCGAGGACGCGACGGTCCCGCCCGCGGAACTCGCCGAGTACGTCGGGGAGTTCGAGCGCGTGCTCGACGAGCACGGAACCTCGGCGGCCTACTTCGCCCACGCCGGCAGCGGGACGCTCCACATCCGGCCGATCCTCAATCTCAAAGACGGCGAGGGGATCGAGACGATGCGCTCGATCTCGGAGGACGTCACCGACCTCGTCCTGGAGCGCCACGGCTCCTTTTCCGGTGAACACGGCGACGGCCTGGCTCGCACCCAGTTCAACCCGAAGATGTACGGGCCGGCACTCTGGGAGGCGTTCAAGGAGGTGAAGACGGTCTTCGACCCCGACTGGCGGCTGAACCCCGGGAAGGTCGTCTATCGCGAGGACGACCCGACCGACATGCGCGAGAACCTCCGGTACGGGACAGAGTACCACTCGATCGAGCCACAGACGAAACTCGACTTCTCCGCGGAAGGTGGCTTCTCACACCTCGTCGAGCTCTGTAACGGCTGTGGGACCTGCCGGCAGACCGACGACGTGATGTGTCCCACCTACCGGGGTATGAAAGACGAGATCGCTACCACGCGCGGGCGGGCGAACATGCTCCGGGCGGCGATCTCGGGGGAGATCCCGACCGAGGAGCTGTACTCCGAGCGGTTCCAGGAGGAGGTGCTCGACCTCTGTGTCGGCTGCAAGGGCTGTAAGTCCGACTGTCCGACCGGCGTCGACCTCGCGAAGCTCAAGGCCGAGGTGAAACACGGCTACCACGAGCGTGAGGGCTCGGACCTCAGAACGAAGCTCTTCGCGAACATCGACCGGCTCTCGTGGCTCGGGAGCAGACTCGCGCCGGTCTCGAACCTCGGCCCGAAGCTCCCGGGTTCGCGCGTCGTGATGAAGACGGTGGCGGGGATCGCCCCCGACCGGAAGCTCCCGCCGTTCCGCCGCGAGTCGCTGGCCGACTGGTACGAAAAGCGCGGTCCGCGCATCGACGAGCGGGAAGCCGACCGGAAGGTGCTGCTCTTTCCGGACACGTACACGAACTACAGCTACCCCGAACCCGGGAAGGCGGCGATCCGCGTGCTCGAAGCAGCGGGCGTACACGTGCGGATACCCGACGAGTGTGGGCCGAGCGGTCGGGCGGCGTACTCCGTCGGTCTGCTCGACCAGGCCGAAGAGCGCGCACGGACGAACGTCGACGCACTCGGCGGCTACGTGGAGGACGGCTGGGACGTCGTGGCGATCGAACCCTCCGACGCCGTCGTCTTCCAGGACGAGTACACCTACCTGATTCCGGGTACCGAGACCGAACGGGTCGCCGAGTCGGCCTACGGGATCATGGAGTACCTCGACGAACACCGCCTGATCGACGGGCTGGTCGAGCACGACCGGCTGATGGTCCCGACTGAAACGCTCAGCTACCACGGCCACTGCCACCAGAAGTCCACCGGGAAGGACCACCACGCGGTGGGGGTGCTCGCGCGGGCGGGCTACGACGTGGACGTGCTCGACACGAGCTGCTGTGGGATGGCCGGCTCGTTCGGTTACGAGGCAGAACACTACGACCTCTCGAAGGCGATCGCGGCCGACCTCTTCGAGAAGATCGACGCCAGCGAGGGCGAGACGGTGATCGCCCCGGGCGGATCGTGTCGGAGCCAGATCGGCGACCGCGACGGGGAGACCGAGAACCCCCCGCACCCGATCGAGATGGTCGAAGCGGTGCTGACGCCGTAG